The segment TCATTTCTcacagtttttgtttttttccactGGATTATTTTTGGATTATAAGAACGTTTTCCTCttaaaatttgtttacattcacaAAATACATTCAAGTTGGACAGTCTCAATGtcctttctttgtacttttgtcagtcaaataaaggttcaatagaataaaaaaaaaacacacttattcgtatttatttcatttcacttAAACAGATCCTTTTTATATTTCGTGCTTGTTTATTGTCTCTGTAGATGACGAGGCAGTGGTGGAGGTTCAGGTTCCTGGTGGAGATCATCAGGAGACACTGGTGCGCAAGCGCACGGTGGGCGTGTTGGACATGGGCGGCGGCTCCACTCAGATAGCATACGAAGTGCCCAAAACTGTAAGCTTTGCTTCCCCACAACAGGTTATTATCTACAACAATTTACAATATTCAAAGGAATGTTTGGTTTGATCACTGACATCATTTATCTTGTGCCCTGTTGGATCTTACTCCTCTTTCTCTGTGGACTGAGACCTGTAGAGCTAAGGTTTTGGGTTAAGATGGGGCTGAGGTGTGTTGATGGGTGCTACTAGGTCTAATCatgtttgaaaaataaaattgattGGTTGTATGAATTGAGTGCGTTAATGATTTTATTGATGGTGTGTGAAGTTTGATGGCTTAATTGCAGGTGTTTGGCTAGAAgttgctttatttttaataaattcttTACTAACGGGCTGGTGTTTGACTAAAACATCTACTCTTAAATCAAGTGGTGTAATTTGTGTACTTTTTCATTTCTTCGTTTCTGCTTGAATTAATGGAACGAGGCACCTCTTAGCTATACATGTTTTTGTATCTTTTCCTGTAATAATTTAACCAGGCTTAAGCAGAAGTGGACAAATCTATTAGCCCAGGAGCCTGGGACAAGCAGATAACATGCCTGTAttacttatttgtttttgttttttgtccttGACCAGCAGGCTGCTAATATGATGTCTGCTGAACAGTGACAAATGAAGGAAAATTTGAGCCCAGATTGATATTTGGCTTGTCCCATGCACCTGACCAGTGGTTTGCCCACTCCAATCAGTAGCTGATAAGAGCTCATGGCTTATTATGTGCATGCATTAAATTTAATGGTAAAGGCGGAATTCAAGGCTGGCCCCATCTTACTGCAAGTTTAAGTGTGCCTGATCctctgttttcattttttttgcatACTTTACTAGGAGGAAGTAGCTAAGAACCTGCTGGCAGAGTTTAATCTTGGCTGTGATGCACATCGTACTGAACATGTGTACCGTGTTTATGTCTCAACATTTCTGGGGTTTGGTGGAAATGCTGCTCGTCAGCGATACGAGGAAAACCTCGTCAGTAGCACTCTTCTACAAAACAAGTAAGTACTTTGTTACTTTTCTGCTGTTTAGATAAATTACTGTTATTTGGTCACCACAAGCCACCAGAACAGCTACAATGTGCCTTGGCTTTGGTTCTACAAGTCTGAAAActgtaataaagaaataaatcattatattGATCAAGGAGGATTGCAAGACTTCACAGGTCCTCTCTGACATGAAGCCATCTCTCAAGTTTCAGTCTCGACTGTGGTATCGGCCGTCCAACTgcctacacagacgtgattggctatgtctgatggtGAACGGGCCAAAGGCATTTCTCActgctgctgcaattgtggcCCCTACTGGGTGGTTGATGGTGCTTGCACATTGATGGGGAATAATGCAGaccagtgtgtgactctccatacgtcATACTGATCTCTGTGTGTACCAGTCTCATGCAggagaaaagaagcagttggctaATACACACGTCAGAGGAGGCATTTGTGAGGTACATCCCCTTCTCAATCAAAGTATGCAGCAATGGAGGAGATACAACTGGGGAATTGAagacaactagattgggagaaaaaaggcaCAATCTGCTTTGTTGGACTGACCGATGAACCCCTAATTTGGGCCGATAATCTGGCAGTATTGGTCTTTATATCAATAATCTCTCCGTACTGTTGATGCACTATTCTGTTCACTAAACTACTAATAGATATTTTCcattatgtgtgtttgtagacTGTTAGGTCAACACCGTGGTGAAAGTGCTGACTATCCTGTCCTCGACCCCTGCCTGCCCTCAGACCTCCAGGATGAGGTGGGTGCCTCCGGTCAGAAGCTTTACCTGCGCGGGAGTGGTCATTTCGAGCAGTGTCGCCTGCAGCTCCAGCCCTTCCTCAACCGCACCAACGAAACCCACACGTCGCTCAACGGTGTCTACCAGGCACCCATCAACGTCAGCAACAGCCAGTTCTACGGCTTCTCCGAGTTCTACTACTGCACTGAGGATGTGCTGCGCATGGGCGGAGATTACAACTCCACCAAATATGCCAATGCTGCAAAGGTAGTGACCTAAATGGCAAACACACAAAACCCAGAGTCTAAATCTAaatttgtctgtttttattgatAAATTCCTTTTTCTTGTAAATGAGCCACGATTAGAATAAAATTTTTGCTGATTAGTTCACCgatattaaatattaacaagATTTTTAGTACTCTTCTATGCTGAGCTGTTTGATTTGATTTCTGCAGGACTACTGCGCCACCCAGTGGAAAATTCTGAGAGAACGATTTGATCGTGGCTTGTACTCCTCCCACGCTGATCTGCACAGACTGAGGTATGTTTCAACCGCCTGATTCTGCCTTACTGTCTGCAAATCAGATTGATATTTAAGTAAAACATGCTCCAATAAAAAAACTGGAACCTAAAGCTCCTGCCGTTTCTCTTACAGGTATCAGTGCTTTAAGTCGGCGTGGGTGTATGAGGTGTTCCACACTGGTTTCTCATTTCCGTTGGGCTATGAGAGCTTGAAGACGGCTCTGCTGGTCTATGATAAAGAGGTGCAGTGGACTCTGGGAGCCATTCTGTACCGCACACGCTTCCTACCTCTGAGGTAAATTTAGTTTCATTGTCATGTGCATAGTAGAAACAGCCTTTACACCGTACagtgaaattcttactttgcttGTCCTCTGACTGTCAGAagtaagtatatatataaaacatgattaaactaacataatactaaaaaataaactaaggcagcaataaaaaaattaaaataagaaactaagacacaaaaacaagctactaaaactaaactaaattcCTAAAACTTACAAAGCTGAAACTAATTACTGTACAAGatgaaaagaataaataactTGAGTGTAAAGGCAAGTAGCAGCAGTCATTAGAAAGGTGCAGTTGAAAAATAAACTAAGGCagcaataaaaaagataaaacaaggaACTAAGACAAACTAAATTACTAAAACTTAAAAAGTTAAAACTAATTACTGTACAAGatgaaaagaataaataacaaGTAGCAGCAGTCATTATAAAGGTGCAGTTGTGCAGTTTATTGTgcaaaaagacaaaaatgagGAGGAGGTTCACGGTTCATGAGATGTGATGGGGATGTGAAGCCCATATTTGGCTAACTAATAATCTTTACTGACATGGTGCGTTAAAATTTTTAAACGCATTTTgaaatgttttctttattgTATCAGGGACATCCAGCAGGAGAGCCTTAAGGGTTCTCATTCACACTGGCACCGTGGCTTCACCTTCATGAACAATCACTATCTGTTCCTGGCCTGCTTTCTGGTGGTGCTGCTGTCCATCATGCTCTACCTGCTCCGACTCAGACGCATCCATCGCCGAGCCGCCCTGAACCGTGGTGCTTCTACACAGTGGCTGGAAGATGGACTGGGAACTCCAGACCTTCCGGTCAACCTATAGTTTTATTGTTGTAAAGCTGGAGCCTCGTGAATCTGCGCAGCCGTCCACGAGCATGAGGAGAGCTTGGCTTTACAGCAGTCGGGAAATTTTCCGGGTTCCTGCTCTTCAGATGACTGAGAAATTTGACAATGAATAGAAGCTGCTGGTGGAGAGGAGGCCAGTGTTGACGTCTTTTTTTGGTGCAATGTTTCATATTGAGAATGCACCAGAGTGCCTGGTGAGCCGGATGTGAGCCAGATGATCGTGTGTTTGTTCATTTGAAGACGTCTGCTGCCTTTTAAACATTACGTTAATGTGAAAAAGTACTCAGCCTGATGTTGGTGTGAGGTGTGTCACATACGGTAGGGGCCAAAGTTctgcttctattttgcatttttctcaaaTTCAATACACTGGTTTTGATCACAGAGCTGATTATTGGCATTACAATTTGAGTGAATCctgaaaatgtacatgaatTTTAGAATTCTTTAGTATTTGGTATGTACCTTTTTTGGCTACAGTGACATTTGATGCATTTGAGCTGGCACGGACTGCACAGCCTTGTTCAGAATGTCCAAATCCATGTTATTCCAGGAGGATCTCCTAGTATTTTAAAGAGCATCTTGTGATTGTTACTGAATGCTTGTCTCTGTCAACAAGTGGCCTAATAAACGTTTTGGTCAGGTAACTGTGGCGGGAAGTCCATGACACCCAGCACCTCTTTTGTCTGTTAATAGCTGAAtgatgaaaaaacaaacaaacgtcaTAAAttcaagaaaaatgcaaaatagaagcgTTTCACTAGTGGTCTCAACTTTTGCCCGTCAGTGTAGCTCTTACATATTCTCCCCTCTCAGATATTGTTCAAGCGGCAGCTGACCAACACCCGTATGGACTCTCAATAGTGGTTAAAACGGCAAGGACATTTATTTGCCTATTTAACCTACCCTTTCAGATTTTCCGGAGTGACTGGCAACCCTGGATCAACAAGGACATACCCTTAACATGTACtccatttaatttaaattcaaCCTAATTTCAGACTGTCTCATATGAAGTGTTAGCACCGATTAGCACAGTCAACACAGTCAGGTAAAACTACTATTTTAACCACTTAAGAGATCAGCACTTTTCAAGTGACTGGCTTTTCTCTTGCCATTCTAATCATTACCCTGAGAGTCTGTTGTAAAAACTGCTGTGTTGCACCTATCTGGGGATGATTTGTGGTTCTGATATGTGGATTATCAAACAAGTTGTTCTGACAGGGATGTTTAAGTTGTTTTTGTCACTGAGAGACCTTTTCACCTTCAAAATGACTGAATGATGAAATTTTCCCAACAACATAGCTCCTGAGGAGCAGGGTTTCTCTCCTTGTCTCTGTTTTAAGTCCTGCCTCTGCAGAGGGTGGATTGACTGATCTAAATTGTAACTACATTTGTGCATTAAGCCCACATCTGCCCATTTATGGTCACACTCATTTGCGTAAGTTTAATTGCGCCAGTCTCCCAAACATCCACCCACCACACCCCTTTCAGTCTGCCACAAAGCAGCATTGTGTACTGCAATGATCTGACTAAACTTAGTTCTCTGTCAGTTGATTAGTCAAGCTTAGTCATGTCCACTGCTTTCACACTCCTTGGCATGAATAGTAATTAACGGTCAGTCTTCACTTTTGCTATTGAAGCTTTCATTTTGCCTACAGGATCTGATATGTGCCAAGTGTTGGGACATTGTTTTGTAGAAAACACTGTATTGATATTTATTGATCCTCTCCTTGTACATTAAAAGAGACTGTTTTGTAGCTTTATGCATCGCTAGTTCTGTGTTTTAATACTGTTGATTTGCTAGCAAGTtgtctttttattttgaatGCATTATTTAATGGTCAATTGCTCATTGTTGTAAATTTCTCTCAGTTTCTACATGTAATAGAAACAAACCAGTGCAATACACATGTACAAATATACTCAACTGCTTGTTTGATTAAATACCCAAGTCACAGTTGGGTTGCTACAGCAGGGTTGCCATGTATGACAATTATTTCACTATGATAAAGCTGTAGTATGTAAGCTTTTTAAATTGAATCATGAAGCAAACACCTTTTTATTGTGTAATTACACATTGTCTCAATTATTAAGTCAAAGTCAGAGCTTTGTGTGGGTTGCATAAGGGACATGTAGGTCATGGTAGTCGgttgaattcagtaattacaaTAAAAGTCTTTAGATTTTAAACATACTTCTCTGTCGAAAGATATGTATGTAAGTTAGCCAAAATGTTAGACAAATAACAAGCAAGGACTTCTTTGTTCGCTGGTGATATAAAGCTAGCTTGACTGTACACACTGAAACACTGATATCTGTGCTACTTGGTTCTTATCTCAGAAATCATTGACTGGCATGTCATACATGTTTCTTATACTTTTGACTTTTAGCTTAGCTTCAGCTTGAGTACTTTAGGAAATTCCCAGTGATCCAATTATCAAAATATATAACTGGTGTCACAGAATGTTTTACAGAAAGACggtttattacatttgtgttgGAGATGTGTGTGAATTTCTAAAACTtacttactgcagctttaaacTGCTGTTTGATGGTTTCTTTATCAAAGATTAAAGGAATAGTTCATTCTAAAAGCTTATTTGCATACTTGTTTGCTAACCAAAAATGTATTACATCAGCCCAGACATGTTGTTTTTTAAAGCTTGACATTTCAGTCTCGACTGACCTACATTTAAACTAGGTAAG is part of the Trichomycterus rosablanca isolate fTriRos1 chromosome 7, fTriRos1.hap1, whole genome shotgun sequence genome and harbors:
- the entpd4 gene encoding ectonucleoside triphosphate diphosphohydrolase 4 isoform X1, which produces MGRISISCLFPASWHFSLSPAVLPRLMLPSFKQLLLLGLLVAPGIIYLLLYTSKGHSIWLGDKHYHRRISRVTDVEATDTRNPNLNYGVVVDCGSSGSRVFVYTWPRHNGNPHDLLDIRQMRDQNRKPVVMKIKPGISEYATTPGKASDYMYPLLSFAAQHIPKTKHQETPLYILCTAGMRVLPESQQEALLEDLRTDIPVHFNFLFSDSHVEVISGKQEGVYAWIGINFVLGRFNHVDDDDEAVVEVQVPGGDHQETLVRKRTVGVLDMGGGSTQIAYEVPKTVSFASPQQEEVAKNLLAEFNLGCDAHRTEHVYRVYVSTFLGFGGNAARQRYEENLVSSTLLQNKLLGQHRGESADYPVLDPCLPSDLQDEVGASGQKLYLRGSGHFEQCRLQLQPFLNRTNETHTSLNGVYQAPINVSNSQFYGFSEFYYCTEDVLRMGGDYNSTKYANAAKDYCATQWKILRERFDRGLYSSHADLHRLRYQCFKSAWVYEVFHTGFSFPLGYESLKTALLVYDKEVQWTLGAILYRTRFLPLRDIQQESLKGSHSHWHRGFTFMNNHYLFLACFLVVLLSIMLYLLRLRRIHRRAALNRGASTQWLEDGLGTPDLPVNL
- the entpd4 gene encoding ectonucleoside triphosphate diphosphohydrolase 4 isoform X2 — protein: MLPSFKQLLLLGLLVAPGIIYLLLYTSKGHSIWLGDKHYHRRISRVTDVEATDTRNPNLNYGVVVDCGSSGSRVFVYTWPRHNGNPHDLLDIRQMRDQNRKPVVMKIKPGISEYATTPGKASDYMYPLLSFAAQHIPKTKHQETPLYILCTAGMRVLPESQQEALLEDLRTDIPVHFNFLFSDSHVEVISGKQEGVYAWIGINFVLGRFNHVDDDDEAVVEVQVPGGDHQETLVRKRTVGVLDMGGGSTQIAYEVPKTVSFASPQQEEVAKNLLAEFNLGCDAHRTEHVYRVYVSTFLGFGGNAARQRYEENLVSSTLLQNKLLGQHRGESADYPVLDPCLPSDLQDEVGASGQKLYLRGSGHFEQCRLQLQPFLNRTNETHTSLNGVYQAPINVSNSQFYGFSEFYYCTEDVLRMGGDYNSTKYANAAKDYCATQWKILRERFDRGLYSSHADLHRLRYQCFKSAWVYEVFHTGFSFPLGYESLKTALLVYDKEVQWTLGAILYRTRFLPLRDIQQESLKGSHSHWHRGFTFMNNHYLFLACFLVVLLSIMLYLLRLRRIHRRAALNRGASTQWLEDGLGTPDLPVNL